In the genome of Mesorhizobium sp. NBSH29, the window TTTATCGGCCGCAGCGAAGGCATCGCAGCGATTGCCACGGCAAGCGTCGTCTATCCGGGGGAACTTCCCGAATGAACGACCTCCAACAGCTTGCCAACCAGTTTTTGCAAGCCTGCGCCGAACGAAACATCCTCGTCGCAACAGCCGAATCATGCACCGGGGGCATGATCATGGCGCTGTTAACCGACATTCCCGGTTCCTCCGCGATGGTCGACCGCGGTTTTGTCACCTATTCCAACAACGCCAAGATGGAGATGCTGGACGTCGCACAGGAAACGCTCGATACATACGGCGCAGTCTCGCGCGAGGCTGCGCTGGAAATGGCCGCCGGCGCCCTTGCCCGCTCCAACGCCGGTATAGCGCTCTCGGTTACCGGTATCGCCGGCCCGGATGGCGGTACAGTAGAAAAGCCGGTTGGGCTGGTGTGGTTTGGCATTGCAGTCGAGGGGCATCCGCCACGCACGGAATCGCGCGCCTTCCCAAACCTCGGCAGGGACTATATCCGCCGCGAAACGGTGAGGATCGCGCTGGAACTGGGGCTGGCGGCGCTTCAGGAAGATTGAGATTTTATCCTTTTTCAGACTCGCCGAAACCTTTCCTGAAACTCCACTAGAGACTTCATATCGCCGCTGCGTATCAGTTTCGTTTGATACGCCAGCTTGCTGAGGTAG includes:
- a CDS encoding CinA family protein, coding for MNDLQQLANQFLQACAERNILVATAESCTGGMIMALLTDIPGSSAMVDRGFVTYSNNAKMEMLDVAQETLDTYGAVSREAALEMAAGALARSNAGIALSVTGIAGPDGGTVEKPVGLVWFGIAVEGHPPRTESRAFPNLGRDYIRRETVRIALELGLAALQED